From Micromonospora echinospora, one genomic window encodes:
- a CDS encoding C39 family peptidase has protein sequence MEEPVKYPVPRPFNLFPARRSYQVAASAAVLVAASTAGVLLVDPDPPAHREDTVATAAEPDRSTAASRQHGRATASPASPSAVATTPPATPSASPTATGSSNPDLTASPTPPKPPASKVLDIQYQEQTTFYYCGPAATRIALTARDVVRSQDDLAQRLNTTQAGTNSAEDTTRVLNDLVGRDVYRTRTIPGSAATPAQMDRLQADVVRAVGNGYAVVVNIAGSATDVAGGWHSYPGGHYLTVVGYRDNGRTVKIADPANAAAGSYWMTTISLAHWAATRGYSA, from the coding sequence GTGGAGGAACCCGTGAAGTACCCGGTCCCGCGACCGTTCAACCTGTTCCCAGCCCGCCGGTCGTACCAGGTCGCCGCCTCGGCGGCGGTGCTGGTGGCGGCGTCCACCGCCGGCGTCCTGCTCGTCGACCCCGACCCGCCGGCGCACCGCGAGGACACCGTCGCCACGGCGGCCGAGCCGGACCGGTCGACCGCCGCCTCGCGGCAGCACGGCCGTGCCACCGCGTCCCCGGCCAGCCCGTCGGCCGTCGCCACCACCCCGCCGGCCACCCCGTCCGCGTCGCCCACCGCCACCGGTTCGTCGAACCCGGACCTGACGGCCAGCCCCACCCCGCCGAAGCCGCCCGCGTCGAAGGTGCTCGACATCCAGTACCAGGAGCAGACCACCTTCTACTACTGCGGCCCGGCCGCCACCCGGATCGCGCTGACCGCCCGGGACGTCGTCCGCAGCCAGGACGACCTCGCCCAGCGGCTCAACACCACCCAGGCCGGCACCAACTCCGCCGAGGACACCACCCGCGTCCTGAACGACCTGGTCGGCCGGGACGTCTACCGGACCAGGACGATCCCCGGTAGCGCGGCCACGCCGGCCCAGATGGACCGGCTCCAGGCCGACGTGGTGCGGGCGGTCGGCAACGGGTACGCCGTCGTCGTCAACATCGCCGGCTCCGCCACCGACGTCGCCGGTGGCTGGCACTCCTACCCCGGCGGGCACTACCTGACCGTGGTCGGTTACCGGGACAACGGCCGGACCGTCAAGATCGCGGACCCGGCGAACGCCGCCGCCGGCTCGTACTGGATGACCACGATCAGCCTGGCGCACTGGGCCGCCACCCGGGGCTACTCCGCCTGA